In a single window of the Chionomys nivalis chromosome 11, mChiNiv1.1, whole genome shotgun sequence genome:
- the LOC130884358 gene encoding cytochrome P450 2C42-like translates to MAFSSNNQKDLDGVAQLLQRSPCTEDRSHMPYTDAVLHEVQRFVDLLPNSLPHAVTCDIKFRNYLIPKGTTVIASLTSVLHDDKEFPNPERFDPGHFLDENGKFKKSDYFVPFSTGKRICVGEGLARMELFLFLTTILQSFNLRSPIDPKDLDITPVNNGLVSLPPEFQICFIPI, encoded by the exons ATGGCTTTTAGCAGTAATAACCAGAAAGATCTTGATGGTGTAGCTCAATTGCTGCAAAG AAGCCCCTGCACGGAGGACAGGAGTCACATGCCCTATACTGATGCTGTGTTGCATGAGGTTCAACGATTCGTTGATCTCCTTCCCAACAGCCTGCCCCATGCAGTGACCTGTGACATTAAGTTCAGAAACTATCTCATTCCCAAGGGAACCACTGTCATAGCATCACTGACATCTGTGCTACATGATGACAAAGAATTCCCCAACCCAGAGAGGTTTGATCCTGGTCACTTTTTGGATGAGAATGGCAAGTTTAAAAAAAGTGACTACTTTGTTCCTTTCTCAACAGGAAAACGGATTTGTGTGGGAGAAGGCCTAGCCAGAATGGAGTTATTTTTATTCCTGACCACCATTTTACAAAGCTTTAACCTGAGGTCTCCAATTGATCCAAAAGACCTTGATATTACTCCAGTCAACAATGGACTTGTTTCTTTGCCACCTGAGTTCCAGATCTGCTTCATTCCCATCTAA